One Hevea brasiliensis isolate MT/VB/25A 57/8 chromosome 5, ASM3005281v1, whole genome shotgun sequence genomic region harbors:
- the LOC110647499 gene encoding calcium-dependent protein kinase 26 translates to MGNNCVGSRASHSIWRLRTTDCLITHARKEAIKGISVNKEQQDFSQAQHKPPEQMKIAKEDITEIKQAPLPPQPKEETEQSPLPPLEPEDIKPAKEEIKQAPLPPKPNEETVPSEVKNRREESRPAQPLIHKEEKKPAAPPRPRKPHNVKRLYSAGLRAESVLRMKTGHLKEYYNLGRKLGHGQFGTTFLCVEKGTGKHYACKSIAKRKLSTQDDVEDVRREIQIMHHLSGHPNVISIKGAYEDGVSVNVVMELCAGGELFDRIIKRGHYTEKKAAQLTKTIVGVIETCHSLGVMHRDLKPENFLFVNGEEDSPLKAIDFGLSVFFKPGEIFTDVVGSPYYVAPEVLKKRYGPEADVWSAGVMVYILLSGVPPFWAETEQGIFEEVLHGELDFTSDPWPNISEGAKDLVRRMLVRDPRKRITAHEVLCHPWVRDDGVAPDKPLDSAVLSRLKQFSAMNKLKKMALRIIAENLSEEEIAGLTEMFKMIDTDGSGQITFEELKVGLRRFGANLNDSEIYDLMQAADIDNSGTIDYGEFIAATLHLNKVEKEDHLFAAFSYFDKDGSGYITLDELQQACMEFGMEDVHLEEMIREVDQDNDGRIDYNEFVDMMQKGNTEMSKNGLHSRSFSVGFREALQVC, encoded by the exons ATGGGAAATAATTGTGTTGGATCAAGGGCTTCGCATTCAATTTGGCGACTGCGAACAACGGATTGTCTGATCACTCATGCTAGGAAAGAAGCCATTAAAGGTATTTCTGTGAATAAAGAGCAACAAGATTTTTCACAAGCTCAACACAAGCCTCCAGAGCAAATGAAGATAGCAAAGGAAGATATTACAGAGATTAAACAAGCGCCATTGCCACCACAACCCAAGGAAGAGACTGAACAATCACCATTACCGCCTCTAGAACCTGAGGATATTAAACCAGCTAAGGAGGAGATTAAACAAGCACCATTACCACCAAAGCCAAATGAAGAGACCGTACCATCAGAGGTCAAGAATCGCAGAGAAGAGAGTAGACCAGCACAGCCATTAATACacaaagaagaaaaaaaaccAGCAGCACCCCCAAGACCAAGAAAGCCCCATAATGTTAAGAGATTATACAGTGCAGGACTTCGAGCTGAGTCAGTGTTGAGAATGAAAACAGGTCATTTGAAAGAATATTACAACTTAGGAAGGAAGCTTGGACATGGGCAATTTGGAACAACTTTTCTTTGCGTGGAGAAAGGGACAGGGAAACATTATGCCTGCAAATCCATTGCGAAGAGGAAATTATCAACACAAGATGATGTGGAGGATGTGAGGAGAGAAATTCAGATAATGCATCACTTGTCAGGTCATCCTAATGTTATATCAATTAAAGGGGCTTATGAAGATGGAGTGTCAGTAAATGTTGTGATGGAATTGTGTGCTGGAGGTGAGCTATTTGACAGGATTATTAAGCGAGGACATTATACAGAAAAAAAGGCAGCTCAACTCACTAAGACTATAGTTGGTGTTATAGAAACTTGCCATTCTTTGGGAGTCATGCATAGGGATCTGAAGCCTGAGAATTTTCTCTTTGTCAATGGGGAGGAGGATTCACCTCTCAAAGCAATAGATTTTGGATTATCAGTGTTCTTCAAGCCCG GGGAGATATTCACTGATGTGGTTGGAAGCCCATACTATGTCGCACCTGAAGTTCTGAAGAAGCGGTATGGTCCTGAAGCAGATGTTTGGAgtgctggagttatggtttacaTTCTCTTAAGTGGGGTACCACCATTTTGGGCTG AAACTGAGCAGGGCATATTTGAAGAGGTACTGCATGGTGAGTTGGATTTCACATCAGATCCATGGCCTAATATCTCTGAAGGTGCAAAGGATTTAGTTAGGAGAATGCTTGTCAGGGACCCCAGGAAACGAATTACAGCACATGAAGTTCTTT GTCACCCTTGGGTTCGGGATGATGGGGTTGCTCCAGATAAGCCTCTTGATTCTGCAGTTTTAAGTCGCTTGAAGCAGTTTTCTGCAATGAACAAGCTTAAGAAAATGGCTCTTAGG ATTATTGCTGAGAACCTCTCCGAAGAAGAAATTGCTGGGTTAACAGAAATGTTTAAGATGATAGACACAGATGGCAGTGGTCAAATTACGTTTGAAGAACTCAAAGTGGGACTTAGAAGATTTGGTGCTAATCTGAATGACTCTGAAATTTATGATCTAATGCAGGCG GCTGATATTGATAACAGCGGGACAATAGACTATGGGGAGTTCATAGCTGCCACATTGCATCTAAACAAAGTTGAAAAGGAGGATCATCTATTTGCGGCTTTCTCATACTTTGACAAAGATGGCAGTGGGTATATAACTCTAGATGAGCTGCAACAAGCTTGTATGGAATTCGGCATGGAGGATGTTCACTTGGAAGAAATGATAAGGGAAGTTGATCAGGACAAT GATGGTCGTATAGATTACAATGAGTTTGTGGACATGATGCAGAAAGGGAATACTGAAATGAGCAAGAATGGTCTTCATAGTAGAAGTTTTAGCGTTGGTTTTAGGGAGGCACTGCAAGTTTGTTGA
- the LOC110647506 gene encoding fasciclin-like arabinogalactan protein 17: MDPHVYGVSKIFPFLCYFLLFLTVSALPQNPSSKLSSSSSSNSSGINSNSVLVALLDSHYTELAELVEKALLLQTLEEAVGNHNITIFAPRNEALERQLDPEFKRFLLEPGNLKSLQTLLMFHIIPKRVGSSDWPSEKSKPARHATLCNDHLHLIGKSSGKKVVDSAEIVRPDDVIRPDGVIHGIERLLIPQSVQEDFNRRRNLRSISAVLPEGAPEVDPRTHRLKKPAAPVPAGAPPVLPIYDALAPGPSLAPAPAPGPGGPHHHFDGESQVKDFIKTLLHYGGYNEMADILVNLTSLATEMGRLVSEGYVLTVLAPNDEAMAKLTTDQLSEPGAPEQIIYYHIIPEYQTEESMYNAVRRFGKIKYDTLRLPHKVVAQEADGSVKFGSGDTSAYLFDPDIYTDGRISVQGIDGVLFPEEEKETVKKPTAAVKVVTKPRRGKLMEVACRMLGAFGQDSHFSTCQ, translated from the exons ATGGATCCTCATGTCTATGGTGTCTCCAAGATCTTCCCTTTTCTCTGCTATTTTCTCCTATTCCTGACCGTCTCTGCATTGCCTCAAAACCCATCTTCtaagctttcttcttcttcttcgtctAATAGTTCTGGTATCAACTCTAATTCTGTTCTTGTCGCGCTTCTTGACTCGCATTATACGGAGTTGGCTGAACTCGTTGAAAAGGCTCTTCTTCTTCAGACTCTTGAGGAAGCTGTCGGCAACCATAATATTACCATTTTTGCTCCCAGAAATGAAGCTTTGGAGCGCCAGCTTGACCCTGAGTTTAAGCGCTTCTTGCTTGAGCCTGGCAATCTCAAGTCTCTTCAGACCCTCCTGATGTTCCACATTATTCCTAAACGGGTCGGATCCAGTGATTGGCCCAGTGAAAAATCTAAGCCTGCCAGGCATGCCACTTTGTGTAATGATCATCTTCACCTAATCGGCAAGAGTTCTGGTAAGAAAGTCGTTGACTCCGCCGAGATAGTTCGACCCGACGACGTTATCCGTCCCGACGGTGTTATCCACGGGATCGAGCGGCTTCTAATCCCGCAATCTGTACAAGAAGACTTTAACCGGAGGAGGAATCTCAGATCCATATCTGCAGTGCTACCAGAGGGCGCACCGGAGGTGGATCCCAGAACCCACCGGCTGAAGAAACCAGCAGCACCTGTTCCGGCGGGGGCACCACCAGTGTTACCCATTTACGACGCCTTGGCTCCAGGTCCTTCCCTGGCTCCGGCGCCAGCTCCAGGTCCCGGTGGGCCTCACCATCACTTCGACGGTGAGAGCCAGGTTAAGGACTTCATCAAGACACTATTACATTACGGTGGGTATAACGAAATGGCAGATATCTTAGTGAACTTAACCTCACTAGCCACCGAAATGGGGCGTTTGGTTTCAGAAGGGTACGTGCTCACCGTCTTGGCACCAAACGACGAAGCCATGGCCAAGCTAACGACAGACCAGCTAAGTGAGCCCGGTGCACCGGAGCAGATCATATACTACCATATCATCCCCGAGTACCAGACGGAGGAGAGTATGTACAATGCAGTGAGACGATTTGGGAAAATAAAGTACGATACGCTTCGTTTGCCTCACAAGGTGGTGGCTCAGGAGGCTGATGGGTCGGTGAAATTCGGATCCGGGGATACGTCGGCGTATTTGTTCGATCCAGACATTTACACGGACGGCAGGATTTCAGTGCAGGGAATTGACGGAGTTTTGTTCCCAGAGGAAGAGAAAGAGACAGTTAAAAAACCGACGGCCGCCGTCAAGGTTGTCACCAAGCCCAGGAGAG GGAAGTTGATGGAAGTAGCTTGTAGAATGCTTGGAGCATTTGGACAGGATTCACATTTCAGTACATGTCAATGA
- the LOC110647512 gene encoding protein WVD2-like 4 isoform X2: MESENAVELKDDNVIEETHPEASAVVLRKEEKNAANDQEPKNANETSKHVANPDDHHSSVVAINAKANLSESKLSKSFKESATLGSKSNKLSKDKPNLKGPGSVSRNQRPSLSQSLSFPARGVRPDNMRKSIDERPTKTTAKYAQDDGRKGQVTSNGSITSVSRLTQPIRHARTGANSKESNVNGGKVITRRTSLATVPSKQQSAPLKSSSLNESTNCPPSEVSELADENLQNVPTTMPSKEDDDIHSTTSSATPRARRASGSGFSFRLDERAEKRREFFSKLEEKIHAKEMEKSNLQAKSKENQEAEIRQLRKSLTFKATPMPSFYKEPPPKVELKKIPTTRPISPKLGRHKSLTALVNGSVEGGGSSLGPQSSDSPRALKPESSNATKGIQRNGSKETVALKTPIRKSQPKLQSQRTTTTGAEGKTVKSKAKPAEAENQNPEGSVQKAEENHKNSMNLLICENGNNIPEKNSAQDDGLMLSPPNHETMPPQVTVAG; the protein is encoded by the exons ATGGAGTCTGAGAATGCCGTTGAATTGAAGGATGACAATGTCATTGAGGAAACTCATCCTGAAGCATCTGCTGTGGTACtaaggaaagaagaaaaaaatgctGCTAATGATCAAGAGCCTAAGAATGCCAATGAAACTTCCAAGCATGTTGCAAATCCTGATGATCATCATTCCTCTGTtgtggcaataaatgccaaagcAAATCTTTCTGAAAGTAAACTTTCAAAATCCTTCAAG GAATCAGCTACCCTGGGTTCAAAGAGCAACAAACTGTCCAAGGATAAACCTAATTTGAAAGGCCCTGGTTCTGTTTCTCGTAATCAGAGGCCATCACTTTCTCAAAGTCTTTCATTTCCAGCACGAGGAGTTCGTCCTGACAATATGAGGAAAAGCATTGATGAACGCCCAACAAAAACCACAGCCAAATATGCCCAAGATGATGGTAGAAAAGGTCAGGTCACTTCAAATGGATCAATCACTTCAGTTTCCCGTTTAACTCAACCGATTAGGCATGCACGCACTGGAGCGAATTCAAAGGAATCAAATGTCAATGGTGGCAAAGTTATTACCAGGAGGACTTCTTTAGCAACTGTGCCAAGCAAACAACAGTCTGCA CCTCTGAAATCAAGTTCTTTGAATGAATCCACCAATTGCCCTCCCTCTGAAGTATCTGA GTTAGCTGATGAAAATTTGCAAAATGTACCTACCACAATGCCAAGCAAAGAAGATGATGACATCCATTCAACTACTTC aaGTGCCACTCCTCGTGCACGGAGAGCTAGCGGTTCTGGGTTTTCCTTCAGGTTGGATGAACGTGCAGAAAAGCGGAGGGAG TTTTTTTCTAAGCTGGAAGAGAAGATCCATGCCAAGGAAATGGAAAAAAGTAACTTGCAGGCAAAGTCAAAG GAGAACCAGGAAGCAGAGATCAGGCAACTAAGAAAGAGCCTGACATTTAAGGCTACACCCATGCCAAGCTTCTATAAGGAGCCTCCACCAAAAGTTGAACTGAAAAAG ATACCAACCACCCGTCCGATATCACCAAAGCTCGGAAGGCACAAGAGCTTAACTGCTTTAGTGAATGGCTCTGTAGAAGGTGGTGGATCTTCCCTTGGCCCACAATCCTCAGATAGTCCACGTGCTTTGAAACCAGAATCAAGCAATGCAACCAAGGGAATTCAGAGAAATGGCAGCAAAGAAACTGTAGCCTTAAAAACACCAATCAGGAAGTCCCAGCCAAAGCTTCAGTCCCAGCGAACCACAACCACTGGAGCGGAAGGGAAGACTGTCAAGTCCAAAGCGAAACCTGCAGAAGCAGAGAACCAAAACCCTGAAGGATCTGTTCAAAAAGCTGAAGAAAACCATAAGAATTCTATGAACCTCCTGATATGTGAGAATGGAAATAACATTCCTGAAAAGAATTCTGCCCAGGATGATGGATTGATGTTGAGTCCACCCAACCATGAGACCATGCCCCCTCAAGTCACAGTTGCAGGGTGA
- the LOC110647512 gene encoding protein WVD2-like 4 isoform X3 — MESENAVELKDDNVIEETHPEASAVVLRKEEKNAANDQEPKNANETSKHVANPDDHHSSVVAINAKANLSESKLSKSFKESATLGSKSNKLSKDKPNLKGPGSVSRNQRPSLSQSLSFPARGVRPDNMRKSIDERPTKTTAKYAQDDGRKGQVTSNGSITSVSRLTQPIRHARTGANSKESNVNGGKVITRRTSLATVPSKQQSAQPLKSSSLNESTNCPPSEVSELADENLQNVPTTMPSKEDDDIHSTTSATPRARRASGSGFSFRLDERAEKRREFFSKLEEKIHAKEMEKSNLQAKSKENQEAEIRQLRKSLTFKATPMPSFYKEPPPKVELKKIPTTRPISPKLGRHKSLTALVNGSVEGGGSSLGPQSSDSPRALKPESSNATKGIQRNGSKETVALKTPIRKSQPKLQSQRTTTTGAEGKTVKSKAKPAEAENQNPEGSVQKAEENHKNSMNLLICENGNNIPEKNSAQDDGLMLSPPNHETMPPQVTVAG, encoded by the exons ATGGAGTCTGAGAATGCCGTTGAATTGAAGGATGACAATGTCATTGAGGAAACTCATCCTGAAGCATCTGCTGTGGTACtaaggaaagaagaaaaaaatgctGCTAATGATCAAGAGCCTAAGAATGCCAATGAAACTTCCAAGCATGTTGCAAATCCTGATGATCATCATTCCTCTGTtgtggcaataaatgccaaagcAAATCTTTCTGAAAGTAAACTTTCAAAATCCTTCAAG GAATCAGCTACCCTGGGTTCAAAGAGCAACAAACTGTCCAAGGATAAACCTAATTTGAAAGGCCCTGGTTCTGTTTCTCGTAATCAGAGGCCATCACTTTCTCAAAGTCTTTCATTTCCAGCACGAGGAGTTCGTCCTGACAATATGAGGAAAAGCATTGATGAACGCCCAACAAAAACCACAGCCAAATATGCCCAAGATGATGGTAGAAAAGGTCAGGTCACTTCAAATGGATCAATCACTTCAGTTTCCCGTTTAACTCAACCGATTAGGCATGCACGCACTGGAGCGAATTCAAAGGAATCAAATGTCAATGGTGGCAAAGTTATTACCAGGAGGACTTCTTTAGCAACTGTGCCAAGCAAACAACAGTCTGCA CAGCCTCTGAAATCAAGTTCTTTGAATGAATCCACCAATTGCCCTCCCTCTGAAGTATCTGA GTTAGCTGATGAAAATTTGCAAAATGTACCTACCACAATGCCAAGCAAAGAAGATGATGACATCCATTCAACTACTTC TGCCACTCCTCGTGCACGGAGAGCTAGCGGTTCTGGGTTTTCCTTCAGGTTGGATGAACGTGCAGAAAAGCGGAGGGAG TTTTTTTCTAAGCTGGAAGAGAAGATCCATGCCAAGGAAATGGAAAAAAGTAACTTGCAGGCAAAGTCAAAG GAGAACCAGGAAGCAGAGATCAGGCAACTAAGAAAGAGCCTGACATTTAAGGCTACACCCATGCCAAGCTTCTATAAGGAGCCTCCACCAAAAGTTGAACTGAAAAAG ATACCAACCACCCGTCCGATATCACCAAAGCTCGGAAGGCACAAGAGCTTAACTGCTTTAGTGAATGGCTCTGTAGAAGGTGGTGGATCTTCCCTTGGCCCACAATCCTCAGATAGTCCACGTGCTTTGAAACCAGAATCAAGCAATGCAACCAAGGGAATTCAGAGAAATGGCAGCAAAGAAACTGTAGCCTTAAAAACACCAATCAGGAAGTCCCAGCCAAAGCTTCAGTCCCAGCGAACCACAACCACTGGAGCGGAAGGGAAGACTGTCAAGTCCAAAGCGAAACCTGCAGAAGCAGAGAACCAAAACCCTGAAGGATCTGTTCAAAAAGCTGAAGAAAACCATAAGAATTCTATGAACCTCCTGATATGTGAGAATGGAAATAACATTCCTGAAAAGAATTCTGCCCAGGATGATGGATTGATGTTGAGTCCACCCAACCATGAGACCATGCCCCCTCAAGTCACAGTTGCAGGGTGA
- the LOC110647511 gene encoding uncharacterized protein LOC110647511 has protein sequence MGKNGKISEYRERLDRTLASPELTNDDALKTLVRNQLLRSSPNENEGCTENVIEKRKTEVSYFLDMLRSASVSEHEASKAAQTSHSEWKLKDDNEEYRVMYRQGPHGTALHTLLVEGYVDGPIDTCLCISWESNLYRKWWPQIIFPPFKITISKCLQKVRIGEQISLVRVKVTWPLSAREAVVHYFSFEYLKDGLVVVLVNTISDLENIDKTTHGFTRDGIPEVKDVVRVDLVGGFAIQKVTSERSYFRTIANVDLKLDFVPPSLLNFISRQLIGGGFRLYQKAVASVSSYDEDYSKALEDPMYAQIRKSLYSIDETNETMEGKGLNKDACLPLQEHSVKDMQKNLEDMEQKVQGGERASESMLENAQVTDKKDFCEIEEDESEESIQLKDEISDTEQKVHSNEILQNTALTTDRKAVGEIEEEESDVSVEFENCSKSIGQTITNKVVQKSPINYKTNIHVSPEVEQALETLEKAISLVRECGFNSLGRFSSGLISEDTSNLQKGAEKDSTFVEDEESSDSKVSIEVPEKVTIVERISHESKYSSCDRDVRRVGSNSYTREVNHNKIAPASPEQYLSIPIESNQVLCSSKDGIADLPITDGTLRDNKQMNIEVNGIHENGLKGEKKLSWRKNYRFCCFSQSHR, from the exons ATGGGGAAGAATGGGAAGATATCGGAATATAGAGAAAGGCTGGACAGGACTTTGGCATCCCCTGAGCTGACGAATGATGATGCACTTAAAACCCTTGTGAGGAATCAGCTCCTCCGGTCCTCACCTAATGAGAATGAAG GATGTACTGAGAATGTGATAGAAAAAAGGAAAACTGAAGTATCCTATTTTCTTGACATGTTGAGGAGTGCTTCTGTTAGTGAGCATGAGGCATCAAAAGCTGCTCAGACATCACATAGTGAATGGAAA TTAAAAGATGATAATGAAGAGTACCGAGTCATGTATCGCCAGGGACCTCATGGTACTGCCCTTCATACATTACTTGTGGAAGGCTATGTAGATGGACCTATTGATACTT GTTTATGTATCTCCTGGGAGTCGAACCTCTACAGGAAATG gtGGCCACAGATTATTTTCCCACCTTTTAAAATTACAATCAGCAAATGTCTGCAAAAAGTCCGGATTGGTGAACAAATATCTTTAGTGAG GGTCAAGGTAACGTGGCCACTATCAGCTAGGGAGGCTGTTGTGCACTATTTTTCATTTGAATACCTCAAAGATGGTCTGGTTGTCGTACTTGTAAACACG ATCTCGGATTTGGAGAACATTGACAAAACTACCCATGGATTTACCAGGGATGGGATCCCTGAAGTGAAGGATGTGGTAAGGGTTGATTTAGTAGGAGGCTTTGCCATACAAAAAGTGACCTCTGAAAGAAGTTACTTTCG GACTATAGCAAATGTGGATTTGAAGCTGGACTTTGTCCCTCCATCACTTTTAAACTTTATTTCAAGGCAGCTTATTGGCGGTGGTTTCAGACTTTATCAAAAG GCAGTGGCTTCTGTGTCTAGCTATGATGAAGATTATAGTAAAGCTTTGGAGGATCCAATGTATGCTCAAATACGCAAGTCACTTTATTCCATTGATGAGACAAATGAGACTATGGAAGGGAAAGGACTCAATAAAGATGCCTGCCTTCCACTGCAAGAGCATTCTGTGAAAGATATGCAGAAAAACTTGGAGGATATGGAACAGAAAGTTCAGGGAGGTGAGCGTGCAAGTGAATCCATGCTAGAGAATGCACAAGTTACAGATAAGAAAGATTTTTGTGAAATTGAGGAAGATGAGAGTGAAGAAAGCATACAATTGAAAGATGAAATCAGCGACACAGAGCAGAAAGTTCATAGCAATGAAATTTTGCAAAATACTGCTCTGACTACAGATAGGAAAGCAGTTGGTGAAATTGAGGAAGAAGAGAGTGATGTTAGTGTAGAATTTGAGAACTGCAGCAAAAGTATAGGTCAAACCATAACTAATAAAGTTGTACAGAAGAGTCCTATAAACTACAAAACAAATATTCATGTTAGTCCTGAAGTAGAACAAGCCTTAGAAACTTTAGAGAAGGCTATTTCTTTGGTCCGGGAATGTGGATTTAATAGTCTAGGCAGGTTTTCTTCTGGCTTAATCAGCGAAGATACTTCAAATCTACAAAAGGGTGCAGAAAAGGATTCAACTTTTGTAGAAGATGAAGAATCTTCAGATTCTAAGGTCTCTATTGAAGTACCTGAAAAGGTTACAATTGTGGAGAGGATTTCACATGAATCCAAGTATAGCTCCTGCGATCGTGATGTCAG GCGTGTGGGATCAAATTCTTACACAAGGGAAGTGAACCATAACAAGATAGCACCAGCATCACCAGAACAATATCTTTCAATTCCCATTGAAAGTAACCAGGTGTTGTGTTCTTCCAAAGATGGTATCGCAGACCTACCAATTACAGACGGAACATTGCGAGACAATAAGCAAATGAACATTGAGGTAAATGGCATCCATGAAAATGGTTTAAAGGGAGAGAAGAAGTTGAGCTGGCGGAAAAACTATAGGTTTTGTTGCTTCAGCCAGAGCCACCGATAA
- the LOC110647509 gene encoding iron-sulfur cluster co-chaperone protein HscB homolog codes for MLRTKELWTPLSKLLRRRTFSSTPRRFLLLPSRSNPQVYSSNVGTYSFFFSTCENHFLQNSLNVSGKNFCSESLVKAKTSCWNCNAQPQRSLFLACESCGTIQPVDQSIDYFQIFGLEKKYEMKDENLEGKYKDWQKKLHPDLVHSKSQKERDFAAEQSARVTDAYRTLRNPRLRAIYILKLEGVNVNEEETISEPQLLAEIMEIREAVEEAPDSKALTEIQSQMREKLQHWSKSFANAFQSKKFEEAITCIRRMTYYDRVNEEIVKRL; via the exons ATGTTGAGAACAAAGGAGCTATGGACGCCTCTCTCAAAGCTTCTTAGACGCAGGACCTTCTCGTCCACGCCACGCCGTTTCCTACTCCTTCCTTCTCGTTCCAATCCACAAGTCTACTCCTCGAACGTCGGAACTTATAGCTTCTTCTTTAGCACGTGTGAAAATCACTTTCTTCAGAATTCTCTCAATGTTTCCGGGAAAAATTTCTGCTCCGAATCTTTGGTGAAAGCTAAAACTAGTTGCTGGAACTGCAATGCTCAGCCTCAACGGTCGCTGTTTCTGGCTTGTGAATCGTGTGGAACCATCCAGCCCGTTGATCAGTCTATTGATTACTTCCAGATATTTGGACT GGAGAAGAAGTATGAAATGAAGGATGAGAATCTGGAAGGGAAGTACAAAGACTGGCAGAAAAAATTGCATCCTGATTTAGTTCATTCGAAATCTCAG AAAGAGAGAGATTTTGCAGCGGAGCAGTCTGCTCGGGTGACTGATGCGTACAGAACTCTTAGGAATCCGCGGTTAAGGGCAATATACATT ttaAAGCTTGAAGGAGTAAATGTTAATGAAGAAGAAACAATTTCAGAACCACAATTGTTAGCGGAG ATTATGGAAATCAGGGAAGCGGTTGAAGAGGCACCTGACTCTAAAGCTTTAACTGAGATTCAATCCCAG ATGAGAGAAAAATTGCAACATTGGTCTAAGTCCTTTGCAAATGCTTTTCAaagcaagaaatttgaagaagctATAACTTGTATTCGGAGAATGACTTACTATGATCGTGTAAATGAAGAAATTGTGAAGAGGCTTTAA
- the LOC110647512 gene encoding protein WVD2-like 4 isoform X1, giving the protein MESENAVELKDDNVIEETHPEASAVVLRKEEKNAANDQEPKNANETSKHVANPDDHHSSVVAINAKANLSESKLSKSFKESATLGSKSNKLSKDKPNLKGPGSVSRNQRPSLSQSLSFPARGVRPDNMRKSIDERPTKTTAKYAQDDGRKGQVTSNGSITSVSRLTQPIRHARTGANSKESNVNGGKVITRRTSLATVPSKQQSAQPLKSSSLNESTNCPPSEVSELADENLQNVPTTMPSKEDDDIHSTTSSATPRARRASGSGFSFRLDERAEKRREFFSKLEEKIHAKEMEKSNLQAKSKENQEAEIRQLRKSLTFKATPMPSFYKEPPPKVELKKIPTTRPISPKLGRHKSLTALVNGSVEGGGSSLGPQSSDSPRALKPESSNATKGIQRNGSKETVALKTPIRKSQPKLQSQRTTTTGAEGKTVKSKAKPAEAENQNPEGSVQKAEENHKNSMNLLICENGNNIPEKNSAQDDGLMLSPPNHETMPPQVTVAG; this is encoded by the exons ATGGAGTCTGAGAATGCCGTTGAATTGAAGGATGACAATGTCATTGAGGAAACTCATCCTGAAGCATCTGCTGTGGTACtaaggaaagaagaaaaaaatgctGCTAATGATCAAGAGCCTAAGAATGCCAATGAAACTTCCAAGCATGTTGCAAATCCTGATGATCATCATTCCTCTGTtgtggcaataaatgccaaagcAAATCTTTCTGAAAGTAAACTTTCAAAATCCTTCAAG GAATCAGCTACCCTGGGTTCAAAGAGCAACAAACTGTCCAAGGATAAACCTAATTTGAAAGGCCCTGGTTCTGTTTCTCGTAATCAGAGGCCATCACTTTCTCAAAGTCTTTCATTTCCAGCACGAGGAGTTCGTCCTGACAATATGAGGAAAAGCATTGATGAACGCCCAACAAAAACCACAGCCAAATATGCCCAAGATGATGGTAGAAAAGGTCAGGTCACTTCAAATGGATCAATCACTTCAGTTTCCCGTTTAACTCAACCGATTAGGCATGCACGCACTGGAGCGAATTCAAAGGAATCAAATGTCAATGGTGGCAAAGTTATTACCAGGAGGACTTCTTTAGCAACTGTGCCAAGCAAACAACAGTCTGCA CAGCCTCTGAAATCAAGTTCTTTGAATGAATCCACCAATTGCCCTCCCTCTGAAGTATCTGA GTTAGCTGATGAAAATTTGCAAAATGTACCTACCACAATGCCAAGCAAAGAAGATGATGACATCCATTCAACTACTTC aaGTGCCACTCCTCGTGCACGGAGAGCTAGCGGTTCTGGGTTTTCCTTCAGGTTGGATGAACGTGCAGAAAAGCGGAGGGAG TTTTTTTCTAAGCTGGAAGAGAAGATCCATGCCAAGGAAATGGAAAAAAGTAACTTGCAGGCAAAGTCAAAG GAGAACCAGGAAGCAGAGATCAGGCAACTAAGAAAGAGCCTGACATTTAAGGCTACACCCATGCCAAGCTTCTATAAGGAGCCTCCACCAAAAGTTGAACTGAAAAAG ATACCAACCACCCGTCCGATATCACCAAAGCTCGGAAGGCACAAGAGCTTAACTGCTTTAGTGAATGGCTCTGTAGAAGGTGGTGGATCTTCCCTTGGCCCACAATCCTCAGATAGTCCACGTGCTTTGAAACCAGAATCAAGCAATGCAACCAAGGGAATTCAGAGAAATGGCAGCAAAGAAACTGTAGCCTTAAAAACACCAATCAGGAAGTCCCAGCCAAAGCTTCAGTCCCAGCGAACCACAACCACTGGAGCGGAAGGGAAGACTGTCAAGTCCAAAGCGAAACCTGCAGAAGCAGAGAACCAAAACCCTGAAGGATCTGTTCAAAAAGCTGAAGAAAACCATAAGAATTCTATGAACCTCCTGATATGTGAGAATGGAAATAACATTCCTGAAAAGAATTCTGCCCAGGATGATGGATTGATGTTGAGTCCACCCAACCATGAGACCATGCCCCCTCAAGTCACAGTTGCAGGGTGA